One window from the genome of Bacteroidales bacterium encodes:
- a CDS encoding cofactor-independent phosphoglycerate mutase, whose translation MKYIIILGDGMSDRPIERIGGKTPLMAAKIPNINSLCAKSRTGRLITVPDDMQPGSEVANLAVLGYDVKEIYQGRGVLEAASIGINVKPEDLVMRCNLICIENEKIKNHSAGHISTKEAAEIIKTLNEQLATDDIKFYSGVSYRHILILKNGLNKINCTPPHDVPGTPYRDVLIKPTDNSGKDTSDLLNNLIFKSHEILKNHPVNIKRLKKGKDPANSIWLWSPGNKPRMKTLKEMYGLTGAVISAVDLIQGIGVYAGMEVIKVKGATGLYDTNYEGKAKATIEAIKKYDLVYLHIEASDEAGHDGNVELKIKTLEYLDKRVVKYIVEETKKINEKISIAILPDHATPCEIKTHTHDSVPFLIYNSDKSPDNVKEYNENSTENGYYGILKGDEFIKKLICDK comes from the coding sequence ATGAAATATATAATAATATTAGGTGATGGAATGTCTGATAGACCAATAGAAAGGATTGGCGGAAAAACTCCTCTTATGGCAGCAAAGATACCTAATATTAATTCATTATGTGCCAAATCAAGAACAGGCAGATTAATTACAGTTCCCGATGATATGCAGCCCGGAAGCGAAGTTGCAAACCTTGCTGTTCTCGGATATGATGTTAAAGAAATTTATCAGGGAAGAGGTGTTCTCGAAGCTGCAAGTATTGGCATTAATGTAAAGCCCGAAGACCTTGTGATGCGATGCAATTTAATTTGCATAGAAAATGAAAAAATAAAAAATCATTCAGCAGGACATATATCTACTAAAGAAGCGGCAGAAATTATTAAAACATTAAATGAGCAATTAGCAACTGATGATATAAAATTTTATTCCGGCGTAAGCTATCGTCATATATTAATTTTAAAAAACGGATTGAATAAAATAAATTGTACACCTCCGCATGATGTTCCCGGGACTCCATACAGGGATGTACTTATAAAACCAACCGATAATAGCGGAAAAGATACTTCCGATTTATTAAATAATTTAATTTTTAAGTCACATGAAATTTTAAAAAATCATCCTGTAAATATTAAACGGCTCAAAAAAGGAAAAGACCCTGCAAATTCCATTTGGCTTTGGTCGCCCGGAAATAAGCCAAGAATGAAAACTTTAAAAGAAATGTATGGACTCACAGGTGCAGTGATTTCGGCAGTAGATTTAATTCAGGGAATTGGAGTTTATGCAGGAATGGAAGTGATAAAAGTAAAAGGCGCAACAGGATTATATGATACAAATTACGAAGGAAAAGCAAAAGCCACTATTGAAGCAATAAAAAAATATGATTTGGTATATCTTCATATCGAAGCATCAGATGAAGCAGGTCATGATGGAAATGTTGAATTAAAAATTAAAACACTTGAATATCTTGATAAACGCGTTGTTAAATATATTGTAGAAGAAACTAAAAAAATAAATGAAAAAATTTCAATTGCCATACTGCCCGACCATGCCACTCCCTGTGAAATAAAAACACATACTCATGATTCTGTTCCGTTTTTAATATATAACTCCGACAAATCTCCCGATAATGTGAAAGAATATAATGAAAACAGCACCGAAAACGGATATTATGGAATACTTAAAGGTGATGAGTTTATTAAAAAATTAATATGTGATAAATAA
- a CDS encoding T9SS type A sorting domain-containing protein has product MKKKILLLSFIATFFSAIAFASDPRNTNEKKKNPEVTDEPSLNVKASLDYINLLRANQVTGNISAVDVINAQNQLINSPVKSSRSSLGLTWKEMGPDNFSGRTKAILVSKNNSNVLFAGSCGSGLWKSVNGGVTWWKVNYTGSSSQYNNFENLVITCITQAANGDIYFGTGEGFSLPTSSVYDRILGIVGQGVWKSTDGGTTFTQLASTVPSAIDSGAAWAYINKIVADPRVGYSDKIYAATNKGLMMSTDGGNNWINAKDNAANYLNGNAPDVEVGSDGSVACAVVKPDTCFFYISPNGDDGSFVCKSGSAAGKLPLSGVGFIVGRLEIAIAPSNSNYIYCSAIKKSSQTLYDGKICNIYQSTDKGETWTVIGPGGSTQFDPYGSNGWYANALAVHPTNANKIFAGGLDMWKWETGNTWLKISSYNESTLHPYYLHASQHTYVFDKNNPNIIYIGDDGGISKSTDGGANFKVINIGYKTAATLAISQSYDGLVAAGTQANGAIYLNKKGNTPLSAKNFYSSMTDYSDCGYTAFSLIHRNLMMVSTAYGNIYRSPDRGGQFTSFSTTGNNVNTSGYITPYILWESFNNLYSKDSVTFINNKKSQHSVSDNDSIYVTGDTIFNVKSRNFDFPFNHIVLSSESPINYKDTIKLQDVVQSKMFIGRNGDIWMTKDPLMFGGYLTRWIKIFSKIYDSNDPVKTTYTAIAITKNGNTLFAGTARGKLYRITNLLQYEDSLHCYFGSDTFSLDTATIANFPNRVITSISTDPNDTNNVIVTLGNYGDTNYVYYSNNALDTVPNVVFTSKQGNLLKVPAYSSLILQWNSDKALVGTDFGVFSTTNLLDSSPVWEDENGGELNCHIPVNMIRQQTSVGESPYWTNNAGVIYISTLGRGVFEARNYLSVEDRKGKSATQNSLDVYPNPASSSATITYTLQNTSDVNINVYDLQGRVVKSIVLTRQTKGKHNTEINCSSLSSGTYVLEYRTTEKSSTAKLIITR; this is encoded by the coding sequence ATGAAAAAGAAAATTTTATTACTAAGTTTTATTGCAACGTTTTTCTCAGCAATTGCTTTTGCTTCCGACCCAAGAAATACAAACGAGAAAAAGAAAAATCCTGAAGTAACTGATGAGCCCTCTCTCAATGTGAAAGCCTCTTTGGATTACATTAACCTTTTAAGGGCAAATCAGGTTACCGGTAATATCAGTGCTGTTGACGTAATAAATGCGCAAAATCAATTAATAAATTCACCTGTAAAATCATCACGAAGTTCACTCGGGTTGACATGGAAAGAAATGGGTCCTGATAATTTCAGCGGTAGAACCAAAGCTATTCTGGTTTCAAAAAATAATTCAAATGTACTCTTTGCCGGAAGCTGCGGAAGCGGATTATGGAAATCTGTTAACGGCGGTGTTACATGGTGGAAAGTAAATTATACCGGCTCAAGTTCACAATATAATAATTTTGAAAATCTTGTAATAACTTGTATTACACAAGCAGCAAATGGTGATATATATTTTGGCACAGGAGAAGGTTTTTCTTTGCCAACAAGTTCAGTTTACGACAGGATACTGGGTATTGTCGGACAAGGTGTTTGGAAATCAACTGATGGTGGAACTACCTTTACACAACTTGCTTCAACAGTACCGAGCGCAATTGACAGTGGAGCAGCATGGGCATACATAAATAAAATTGTGGCTGACCCGCGTGTAGGATATTCAGATAAGATATATGCAGCAACCAACAAGGGTTTGATGATGAGCACCGATGGCGGAAATAATTGGATAAATGCAAAAGATAATGCAGCAAATTATCTGAATGGTAATGCACCTGATGTGGAAGTTGGCTCTGACGGCAGTGTAGCTTGTGCAGTTGTAAAACCCGACACATGTTTTTTCTATATTTCTCCCAATGGTGATGATGGAAGTTTTGTATGTAAATCAGGTAGTGCAGCCGGAAAATTACCATTAAGCGGCGTTGGATTTATTGTGGGAAGATTGGAAATTGCAATTGCTCCAAGTAACTCGAACTATATTTATTGTTCTGCAATAAAAAAATCAAGCCAAACACTTTATGATGGGAAAATTTGTAATATTTATCAATCTACCGATAAAGGAGAAACATGGACAGTAATTGGTCCCGGAGGAAGTACACAATTTGACCCTTATGGAAGCAACGGCTGGTATGCTAACGCATTGGCAGTTCATCCTACAAATGCAAATAAAATTTTTGCCGGAGGATTAGATATGTGGAAATGGGAAACAGGCAATACATGGTTAAAAATATCATCATATAATGAATCTACTCTTCATCCTTATTATTTGCATGCGAGCCAACATACTTATGTATTTGATAAAAATAATCCCAACATAATTTATATCGGTGATGATGGCGGTATTTCAAAATCAACAGATGGAGGAGCTAATTTTAAAGTGATAAACATTGGTTACAAAACTGCAGCAACACTTGCTATTTCACAATCTTATGATGGACTTGTTGCCGCCGGAACACAAGCCAATGGTGCAATTTATCTTAATAAAAAAGGTAATACTCCTCTAAGCGCAAAGAATTTTTATTCCAGCATGACAGATTATAGCGATTGCGGCTATACAGCATTTTCTTTAATTCATAGAAATTTAATGATGGTTTCCACTGCTTATGGAAATATATACAGGTCGCCGGACAGAGGAGGACAGTTTACTTCTTTCAGTACAACGGGAAATAATGTTAATACATCGGGTTATATTACACCTTATATTTTATGGGAAAGCTTTAATAATCTTTATAGTAAAGATTCTGTGACTTTTATTAATAATAAAAAAAGTCAACATTCTGTGAGTGATAATGATTCAATTTATGTTACCGGTGATACTATATTTAATGTAAAAAGTAGAAATTTTGATTTTCCATTCAACCACATAGTATTAAGTTCTGAATCCCCGATTAATTATAAAGACACTATTAAGCTTCAGGACGTAGTGCAATCAAAAATGTTTATCGGAAGAAACGGTGATATATGGATGACAAAAGACCCACTCATGTTTGGAGGTTATCTGACAAGGTGGATAAAAATATTCAGTAAAATTTATGACTCTAACGACCCGGTTAAAACCACTTATACTGCAATAGCAATAACAAAAAATGGAAATACTTTATTTGCAGGAACCGCTAGAGGAAAACTATATAGAATTACTAATTTATTGCAATATGAAGATTCCTTGCACTGTTATTTTGGTTCAGACACTTTTTCTTTGGATACAGCAACAATTGCGAATTTCCCCAACAGAGTTATTACTTCAATATCAACAGACCCTAATGATACAAATAATGTAATAGTAACTTTAGGCAATTACGGTGACACTAATTATGTTTATTACTCAAATAATGCTTTAGATACAGTACCAAATGTAGTATTCACTTCAAAACAAGGAAATCTTCTGAAAGTTCCTGCATACAGTTCGCTTATTTTACAGTGGAATTCCGATAAGGCATTAGTAGGTACTGACTTCGGAGTTTTTTCTACTACAAATTTATTGGATTCCTCGCCTGTGTGGGAAGATGAAAATGGCGGTGAATTGAATTGTCATATTCCTGTTAACATGATTAGACAGCAAACAAGTGTGGGCGAAAGTCCATATTGGACAAACAATGCCGGAGTTATTTATATAAGTACACTCGGCAGAGGTGTGTTTGAAGCAAGAAATTATTTGAGCGTTGAAGATAGAAAAGGAAAATCTGCCACACAAAATTCTCTTGATGTTTATCCAAATCCCGCTTCAAGTTCTGCAACTATTACATACACTTTGCAAAATACATCAGATGTTAATATAAATGTTTATGACTTACAGGGAAGAGTTGTTAAATCAATAGTTTTGACAAGACAAACAAAAGGAAAACACAATACCGAAATTAATTGCAGCAGCTTGTCATCCGGAACTTATGTTTTGGAATATAGAACAACTGAAAAATCTTCAACTGCAAAATTAATCATTACAAGATAA
- the thrC gene encoding threonine synthase produces MGKEILYHSTNLTAPPVTFKEALLKGQAPDKGLYMPNIIPVISEKEIMNFSGMEYHEIAYEVSKRFILGDVPENILKEIVRDAYNYPVPLENVYENKWLMRLDQGPTASFKDFAARMMGRLMQYFLELNNKKLLILTATSGDTGSAIANAFYKLNNIQVVVLFPFKEVTGRQRKQMTTLGNNVQIIAVDGKFDDCQTLVKQAFADKELDYLDLSSANSINIGRLIPQIVYYFYSFAKLRKGKSDDDVIFSVPSGNFGNMMGGLLAKKMGLPVKKFIISTNENDEFPAFLNAGIYNKIEPSKNCISSAMNVGHPSNLARVVSLYGGEMDEKGKINKNPDMKKMREDIFSVSITDKKTKEIIKSEFDEYKLLLEPHGAVGWSGLHEFLKQHKEYNNKEQLCISLETAHPAKFPETIRELLDIDPTLPESLKGIESKEESYLQMKNDYEEFKKLLVKKY; encoded by the coding sequence ATGGGAAAAGAAATTTTATATCATTCAACTAATTTAACAGCACCTCCTGTTACCTTCAAAGAAGCATTGCTTAAAGGACAAGCTCCTGACAAAGGACTTTACATGCCAAATATAATTCCCGTTATTTCCGAAAAAGAAATCATGAATTTTTCAGGAATGGAATATCACGAAATAGCTTATGAGGTAAGTAAAAGATTTATACTTGGTGATGTTCCTGAAAATATTCTGAAAGAAATTGTTCGTGATGCATATAATTATCCTGTCCCATTGGAAAATGTTTATGAAAATAAATGGCTAATGCGTCTTGACCAAGGTCCTACCGCTTCATTCAAAGATTTTGCTGCACGAATGATGGGACGTCTGATGCAATATTTTCTGGAATTAAATAATAAAAAATTATTAATTCTAACAGCTACTTCAGGTGATACAGGAAGTGCAATTGCAAATGCTTTTTATAAATTAAATAATATTCAGGTAGTGGTGTTATTTCCATTCAAAGAAGTTACCGGCAGGCAACGCAAACAAATGACAACTCTTGGAAATAATGTTCAGATTATTGCTGTTGACGGTAAGTTTGATGATTGCCAGACGTTGGTTAAACAAGCTTTTGCCGACAAAGAACTTGATTATTTGGATTTATCTTCAGCAAATTCAATCAATATCGGACGACTTATTCCACAGATTGTTTATTATTTTTATTCATTCGCAAAATTGCGTAAGGGAAAATCTGATGATGATGTTATTTTTAGTGTTCCTTCAGGTAATTTTGGCAACATGATGGGCGGTTTGCTCGCAAAAAAAATGGGACTTCCGGTTAAAAAATTTATTATTTCAACAAATGAAAATGATGAATTTCCCGCGTTTCTTAATGCCGGTATTTATAATAAAATAGAACCATCCAAAAATTGCATCTCAAGTGCAATGAATGTCGGACACCCGAGTAATCTCGCACGTGTTGTTTCACTTTATGGCGGAGAGATGGATGAAAAAGGGAAAATAAATAAAAATCCCGATATGAAAAAAATGCGTGAAGATATTTTTTCTGTAAGTATTACCGATAAAAAAACAAAAGAAATAATTAAATCGGAGTTTGACGAATATAAGCTTTTGCTTGAACCTCATGGTGCTGTTGGTTGGAGCGGATTACACGAATTTTTAAAACAACATAAAGAATATAATAATAAAGAGCAATTATGCATTTCCCTTGAAACGGCACATCCTGCAAAATTTCCGGAAACAATAAGAGAATTACTTGACATCGACCCAACTTTGCCCGAAAGCCTTAAAGGTATTGAAAGTAAAGAGGAATCTTATTTGCAGATGAAGAATGATTATGAAGAATTTAAAAAATTGCTTGTAAAAAAATATTGA
- a CDS encoding lysophospholipid acyltransferase family protein, protein MKIFYIIFSIKAWFISILPFRLLYILSDFYYFLLYYVIGYRKKVVFENLRKSFPDKTSQEIEKIAKKYFHNLCDMFLEVIKVKNISEKQILKRVKIKNIEVLDELYLKNKSVIVAMGHLGNWEFTTHAVTLKSAYNHYGLIKPLTNDFFNNYLNKLRNRFNLKLVPYKQTLKFMARNKNNLSLYYVAGDQTPAKGEITYWTNFLNQDTPVYLGIEKMSKMLDFAVIFMDIQHSKRGYYEIEFTKFTDKPNEFKEFEITEWHVRFLENIIIKNPDNWLWSHKRWKHKKA, encoded by the coding sequence ATGAAAATATTTTATATTATTTTTTCAATAAAAGCATGGTTTATTTCAATACTTCCTTTTCGGTTGCTATATATTTTATCGGATTTTTATTACTTTCTTTTATATTATGTTATTGGATATCGCAAAAAAGTAGTATTTGAAAATTTAAGGAAATCCTTTCCCGATAAAACTTCGCAGGAGATTGAAAAAATCGCTAAAAAATATTTTCATAATTTATGCGATATGTTTCTGGAAGTAATTAAAGTAAAAAATATTTCCGAAAAACAAATTCTGAAAAGAGTTAAAATAAAAAATATTGAAGTGCTTGATGAACTTTATTTAAAAAATAAAAGTGTAATTGTTGCAATGGGACATCTTGGTAATTGGGAGTTTACTACTCATGCAGTTACATTGAAATCTGCTTATAATCATTACGGATTGATAAAACCACTGACAAATGATTTTTTTAATAATTATCTGAATAAATTAAGAAACAGGTTTAACCTTAAACTCGTTCCTTACAAGCAAACTTTAAAGTTCATGGCAAGGAATAAAAATAATTTATCATTATATTATGTTGCCGGTGACCAAACTCCTGCCAAAGGCGAAATAACTTACTGGACAAACTTTCTTAATCAGGATACACCTGTATATCTGGGTATAGAAAAAATGTCGAAAATGCTTGATTTCGCTGTAATTTTCATGGATATTCAACATTCGAAGCGAGGATATTATGAAATAGAATTTACTAAGTTTACCGACAAGCCGAATGAATTTAAAGAATTTGAAATTACCGAATGGCATGTGCGATTTTTAGAAAATATAATTATTAAAAATCCTGATAACTGGCTTTGGTCGCACAAAAGATGGAAACATAAGAAAGCATAA
- a CDS encoding aminotransferase class I/II-fold pyridoxal phosphate-dependent enzyme has protein sequence MSSDGTQYYIDAAKRSMQWHKEYLNKMRKCRFDTIAVHGIYSMQEALDFNQGSIIEPIYMSTSQAYRDSDEMEAALAYKIPSWCYSRIANPSMYYFEGVLSLLDGYGSNEETSCVATSSGISAIQSVTDQLLVIDPKNPEQKMNFVATCQIYGGTFQQFSVRKNKERNIEWRKIINSNDIDEWESKIDKNTRFIYGEMPSNPSQSFFDLEKVVELAHSHNLPVIIDSTVATPALMRPIVYGADIVIQSVTKSLTSGGFGISGAVISKKNIISNIDNDEMKADFCTYLKQLPNRDNGPNISPMNAALALNDIRTIRSKMDFLSVNTMKIAKYLQKHKHIEQVHYLGLDSHPLHSIASKYMFLVDSEYDEIYGKKVNRYGHLMSFRVKGDAQATRKVFDNLQRIWRATDLGRIKSVATIPAISTHFQQGEEGRKIADIPANLIRLCVGAEHPDDIIADLEQALSVLDGKKIAVSSPEFSAGGASSARLRK, from the coding sequence ATGAGCTCAGACGGAACACAATATTATATTGATGCAGCAAAGCGTTCAATGCAATGGCATAAAGAGTATTTGAATAAAATGAGGAAATGCAGATTTGATACAATTGCGGTTCATGGAATTTATTCGATGCAGGAAGCACTTGATTTTAACCAGGGTTCAATAATAGAGCCAATTTATATGTCAACTTCACAGGCATACCGTGATTCAGATGAAATGGAAGCAGCTTTGGCTTATAAAATACCTTCATGGTGTTATTCACGAATTGCTAATCCAAGTATGTATTATTTTGAAGGAGTTCTTTCGCTATTAGATGGTTACGGTTCAAATGAAGAAACATCGTGCGTGGCAACTTCATCGGGAATATCAGCCATTCAAAGTGTAACCGACCAGCTTTTGGTGATTGACCCGAAAAATCCTGAACAAAAAATGAATTTTGTTGCTACTTGCCAGATTTATGGAGGAACTTTTCAGCAATTTTCTGTGAGAAAAAATAAAGAAAGAAATATTGAATGGAGAAAAATTATTAATTCAAATGATATTGACGAATGGGAATCAAAAATTGATAAAAATACACGTTTTATTTATGGTGAAATGCCAAGCAATCCGTCGCAATCATTTTTTGACCTTGAAAAAGTTGTAGAATTGGCTCATAGTCATAATTTGCCTGTAATAATTGATTCTACAGTTGCAACTCCTGCATTGATGCGACCAATTGTTTATGGAGCCGATATTGTTATACAATCTGTCACAAAATCATTAACTTCGGGAGGATTCGGTATAAGTGGAGCTGTTATTTCAAAAAAGAATATTATTTCAAATATTGACAATGATGAAATGAAAGCGGATTTTTGTACTTACCTCAAACAACTGCCAAACAGGGATAATGGTCCTAATATTTCTCCGATGAATGCTGCATTAGCTTTAAACGATATAAGAACAATCCGTTCTAAAATGGATTTCCTCAGCGTGAATACAATGAAAATAGCTAAATACCTGCAAAAGCACAAACATATTGAACAGGTTCATTATTTGGGGTTAGATTCACATCCGCTTCATTCTATTGCTTCAAAATACATGTTTCTTGTGGACTCTGAATATGATGAAATTTATGGGAAGAAAGTTAATCGTTACGGTCATCTCATGTCATTCAGAGTCAAAGGTGATGCACAGGCAACAAGAAAAGTTTTTGATAATTTACAAAGAATTTGGAGAGCTACAGATTTAGGAAGAATAAAATCAGTAGCAACGATTCCCGCTATTTCCACGCACTTTCAGCAAGGAGAAGAAGGAAGAAAAATTGCAGACATTCCTGCTAATCTTATAAGATTATGTGTTGGAGCAGAACATCCCGATGATATAATTGCAGATTTGGAACAGGCATTGTCTGTTCTGGATGGCAAAAAAATTGCTGTTTCATCTCCCGAATTTTCTGCAGGCGGCGCTTCTTCGGCGAGATTGAGAAAATAG
- a CDS encoding TatD family hydrolase has protein sequence MIFIDTHCHLYLKEFKNDWKESVENAKKNKVEKIILPNLDSISISAMNEIASTFPNNCFPAIGIHPSSVKKNYIEELNIIEEELKKTKYFAIGEIGLDFYWNKTFIKEQKIALEFQLELAIKYELPIIIHSRNSMDEIIEIMKNFKGLTGVFHCFSGNLKHAEEVISMGFKIGITGMVTYKNSGLAEIIKNINIENILLETDAPFLAPVPHRGKRNESAYIPLIAEKIAEIKNIMVEEVAENTTKTAGKIFRI, from the coding sequence ATGATTTTTATTGATACTCATTGCCATTTGTATTTAAAAGAATTTAAAAACGATTGGAAGGAATCTGTTGAAAATGCCAAAAAGAATAAAGTTGAAAAAATTATTCTTCCGAATCTTGACAGCATTTCGATTTCGGCAATGAATGAAATTGCCAGTACTTTTCCAAACAATTGCTTTCCTGCAATAGGAATACATCCTTCATCTGTTAAAAAAAATTATATCGAAGAATTAAACATTATTGAAGAGGAATTAAAAAAAACAAAATATTTTGCTATCGGTGAAATCGGTCTGGATTTTTATTGGAATAAAACTTTTATCAAAGAACAAAAAATTGCTCTTGAGTTTCAGCTTGAATTAGCAATAAAATATGAACTTCCCATTATCATTCACTCACGAAATTCGATGGACGAAATAATCGAAATCATGAAAAACTTTAAAGGACTTACCGGAGTTTTTCATTGCTTTTCGGGAAATTTAAAACATGCCGAAGAAGTAATTTCAATGGGATTTAAAATAGGAATAACAGGCATGGTTACTTATAAAAACTCCGGGCTTGCTGAAATAATAAAAAATATAAATATTGAAAATATCCTGCTCGAAACCGATGCTCCTTTTCTCGCTCCTGTTCCCCATCGTGGAAAACGAAATGAAAGTGCATACATTCCTTTAATAGCTGAAAAAATCGCAGAAATAAAAAATATTATGGTTGAAGAAGTTGCAGAAAACACCACTAAAACTGCTGGAAAGATTTTTAGAATTTGA